A DNA window from Sus scrofa isolate TJ Tabasco breed Duroc unplaced genomic scaffold, Sscrofa11.1 Contig40, whole genome shotgun sequence contains the following coding sequences:
- the LOC106504857 gene encoding olfactory receptor 4A47-like, which translates to MEPRNNVTYFVLLSLTQNPNEQKFLSVMFLLFYMLTVVGNTLIVVTVTFSKTLGSPMYFFLGSLSFMDVIYSSSITPKLISSLFIGKNTITFQSCMIQLFIEHFFGGSEVFLLLVMAYDRYVAICKPLHYLVIMRQWVCIVLLMVSWVGGFLHSIIQLGTIYGLPFCGPNVIDHFICDMYPLLKLVCTDTSVIGILVVVNGGLICSIVFLLLLISYGVILHSLKNLSQDGRQKALQTCGSHVTVVVFFFVPCIFMYARPAKTFSIDKSLSVFYTIITPMLNPLIYGLRNSELTNAMKKLCRRNMRRII; encoded by the coding sequence atggaaccaaGGAACAATGTGACTTACTTTGTCCTCCTGAGCCTCACACAGAATCCAAATGAACAGAAGTTCCTATCTGTTATGTTTTTGCTCTTCTACATGTTGACTGTGGTGGGGAACACGCTCATTGTTGTGACTGTCACTTTCAGTAAGACTCTGGGCTCACCAATGTACTTTTTTCTTGGTAGCTTATCATTTATGGATGTCATTTATTCCTCATCTATTACTCCCAAACTGATTTCAAGTTTGTTCATTGGGAAAAATACCATAACGTTCCAATCCTGTATGATCCAGCTTTTTATAGAGCACTTTTTTGGTGGATCAGAGGTCTTCCTTTTGTTGGtaatggcctatgaccgctatgtggccatttgtAAACCCTTGCATTATTTGGTTATCATGAGGCAGTGGGTGTGTATTGTACTCTTGATGGTGTCTTGGGTTGGGGGTTTTCTCCACTCAATAATTCAGCTTGGCACTATTTATGGGCTCCcattctgtggccccaatgtcatTGATCACTTTATCTGTGACATGTACCCTTTATTGAAACTTGTCTGCACTGACACCTCTGTCATTGGTATCTTAGTGGTGGTTAATGGAGGACTGATCTGCAGTATCGTGTTTCTGCTCTTACTCATCTCCTATGGAGTAATCTTGCACTCTCTAAAGAACCTAAGTCAGGATGGGAGGCAGAAAGCCCTCCAGACCTGTGGTTCCCACGTCACTGTGGTTGTCTTCTTCTTTGTTCCCTGTATTTTCATGTATGCAAGACCTGCTAAGACCTTCTCCATTGACAAATCATTGAGTGTGTTTTATACAATCAttacccccatgctgaacccatTAATATATGGTCTAAGAAATTCTGAGTTAACTAATGCTATGAAGAAACTCTGTAGAAGAAACATGAGGAGGATCATATGA